The following coding sequences are from one Saprospiraceae bacterium window:
- the mnmE gene encoding tRNA uridine-5-carboxymethylaminomethyl(34) synthesis GTPase MnmE, which yields MYEPQNLDDTIVSLGTPFAMSAIGVVRLSGPAAIDIVNRCFEKADLRKQNSHTMQLGTLKDGSRELDQVMVSIFKAPNSYTGQDSVEISAHGSPFILEEIVRLIIKNGARHATEGEYTMRAYLNGKMDLAQAEAVADLVASESEATHRMAIHQLKGGFSRELENLRSKLIEFTSLLELELDFSEEDVEFADRDKLSELISEINIKTKSLIDSFKWGNAIKKGIHVAIIGKPNVGKSTLLNALLQEDRAIVSEIPGTTRDTIEEVLHIQGVLFRIVDTAGIRQHSTDKIENLGIQRAIENAEKAQIILHVHDLNESHIQNSHDEFLWLSPYENKIINVYNKYNVWRNNNVEQNVQFNAEYSSICIDAKDGFGLDQLKNLIFQKVLGKHNLHSGTVITNVRHLEILQEMLISTQEIENGIVNKISGELLTSDIRRSLHLIGLLTGKVEIDKDILGSIFGRFCIGK from the coding sequence ATGTATGAACCGCAGAATTTAGACGATACAATAGTCTCCCTGGGAACGCCATTTGCGATGTCAGCAATCGGTGTGGTCAGACTTTCCGGACCTGCAGCTATTGACATCGTCAATCGATGCTTTGAAAAGGCCGATTTACGAAAACAGAATTCACATACCATGCAACTTGGAACTCTCAAAGACGGTAGCAGAGAGCTGGACCAGGTAATGGTAAGCATTTTCAAAGCTCCAAACAGCTATACGGGACAGGACAGTGTAGAAATATCTGCTCACGGTTCACCTTTTATTCTGGAAGAAATCGTCAGACTTATCATCAAAAACGGTGCCCGGCATGCTACCGAAGGAGAGTACACCATGAGAGCTTATCTCAATGGCAAGATGGATCTTGCTCAAGCTGAGGCTGTGGCAGATCTCGTTGCCTCTGAGAGCGAAGCAACGCATCGGATGGCCATTCATCAGTTGAAGGGAGGATTTTCGAGAGAGTTGGAAAATCTAAGGTCCAAATTGATTGAATTCACTTCTCTGCTGGAACTTGAACTGGACTTCAGCGAGGAAGATGTAGAATTTGCAGATAGAGACAAATTATCAGAACTGATCAGCGAGATAAATATCAAAACCAAATCACTGATTGATTCATTCAAATGGGGAAATGCAATAAAGAAAGGAATTCACGTCGCCATCATAGGTAAACCTAATGTTGGTAAATCGACTTTGCTCAATGCCCTACTGCAAGAAGATCGTGCAATCGTAAGTGAAATCCCCGGCACCACAAGAGATACCATCGAAGAAGTTCTCCACATCCAGGGTGTTCTGTTTAGAATAGTTGACACTGCAGGAATAAGGCAACATAGTACGGATAAAATTGAAAATTTAGGAATTCAACGCGCGATTGAAAACGCAGAAAAAGCTCAAATCATTTTACATGTCCATGATCTAAATGAATCGCATATCCAGAATTCTCATGATGAATTTTTATGGCTCAGTCCTTATGAAAATAAAATAATTAACGTTTATAACAAGTATAATGTGTGGCGCAATAATAATGTCGAACAAAACGTCCAATTCAATGCTGAATATTCAAGTATTTGTATTGATGCAAAGGATGGATTTGGATTGGATCAATTGAAAAATCTTATCTTCCAAAAAGTACTTGGTAAACATAATCTACATTCAGGAACAGTCATTACCAATGTGAGACACCTGGAGATTCTTCAAGAAATGCTCATTTCAACCCAAGAAATCGAAAATGGAATAGTGAATAAAATTAGTGGTGAATTGCTGACGAGCGATATCCGAAGAAGCTTGCATCTGATAGGATTGCTCACAGGTAAAGTTGAAATAGATAAAGACATCCTGGGAAGCATCTTTGGCCGTTTTTGTATCGGAAAATAA
- a CDS encoding helix-turn-helix transcriptional regulator produces MAQLYFSTYFCCPVVAQLTILLPAYHLLLRQLATKLDVDTSIISKVERGDRQLKKEQIPLLAEILQADKVELETLWLVDQVLDLVKDQPNADEALKSVTKKINRTK; encoded by the coding sequence ATGGCCCAACTCTACTTTTCTACTTATTTTTGTTGCCCAGTTGTTGCTCAATTGACTATTTTGTTGCCCGCATACCATTTACTTCTGAGGCAGCTTGCTACTAAGTTAGATGTGGACACTTCTATCATTAGTAAAGTTGAACGTGGCGACCGTCAGCTTAAGAAGGAGCAAATCCCTTTATTGGCTGAAATCCTGCAAGCTGATAAAGTGGAGTTGGAAACCCTTTGGCTTGTGGACCAAGTATTGGATTTGGTAAAAGACCAACCCAATGCAGATGAAGCATTGAAATCAGTAACAAAAAAAATTAATAGAACGAAGTAG
- a CDS encoding type I restriction-modification system subunit M, giving the protein MTNIAQRQELQAKIWRIANDVRGSVDGWDFKQFVLGTLFYRFISENFTNYIEGGDDSVNYANYPDNKITPEIKDDAIKTKGYFIYPSQLFVNIARTANTNPNLNTELKAIFDAIESSANGYPSEPDIKGLFADFDTTSTRLGNTVEAKNSRLASVLKGVEELSFGNFEDNHIDLFGDAYEFLISNYAANAGKSGGEFFTPQHVSKLIAQLAMHKQAKVNKIYDPAAGSGSLLLQAKKHFDNHIIEEGFYGQEVNHTTYNLARMNMFLHNINYDKFNIALGNTLIDPHYGDEKPFDAIVSNPPYSIKWIGDDDPTLINDDRFAPAGVLAPKSKADFAFVLHALYYLSSKGRAAIVCFPGIFYRGGAEQKIRKYLVDNNFVETVISLASNLFYGTTIAVNILVLSKHKTDNKTQFIDATGEDFFKKATNNNVLEDKHIDKVMKIFDTKEDVAHVAVSIDNNKIAENDYNLSVSSYIEAKDNREQVDITKLNAEISVTVEKINTLRAEIDKIVKEITE; this is encoded by the coding sequence ATGACAAACATTGCTCAACGACAAGAATTACAAGCTAAAATTTGGAGAATAGCCAACGATGTTCGTGGCTCAGTAGATGGATGGGATTTTAAACAATTCGTCTTAGGAACACTGTTCTATCGTTTTATTAGTGAAAACTTCACCAATTACATTGAAGGTGGTGATGATAGCGTTAACTATGCAAACTACCCAGATAATAAAATTACTCCTGAAATCAAAGATGATGCCATTAAAACAAAAGGTTATTTTATTTATCCCAGTCAACTTTTTGTAAATATTGCCAGGACAGCCAATACTAACCCAAATCTTAATACAGAACTAAAAGCCATTTTTGATGCTATTGAAAGTTCTGCAAACGGCTATCCATCCGAACCAGACATAAAAGGATTGTTTGCCGATTTTGACACAACAAGCACAAGACTTGGTAATACCGTTGAAGCCAAAAACAGCCGTTTAGCATCTGTTCTGAAAGGTGTTGAGGAATTGAGTTTTGGAAATTTTGAGGATAACCATATTGACCTTTTTGGCGATGCTTATGAGTTTTTGATTTCCAATTATGCCGCCAATGCAGGAAAATCGGGTGGTGAGTTTTTTACGCCACAGCATGTATCTAAGCTCATTGCACAATTGGCAATGCACAAGCAGGCCAAAGTAAACAAGATATACGACCCTGCCGCTGGTTCGGGCTCTTTATTGTTGCAAGCCAAAAAGCATTTCGACAACCATATTATTGAAGAAGGTTTTTATGGACAGGAAGTAAATCATACCACTTACAATCTTGCTCGTATGAACATGTTTTTGCACAATATCAATTACGACAAGTTTAATATTGCCCTTGGCAATACACTCATAGACCCACACTATGGCGATGAAAAGCCATTCGATGCCATCGTTTCAAATCCTCCTTACTCTATAAAATGGATTGGTGATGATGACCCCACGCTGATCAATGATGACCGTTTTGCTCCTGCCGGTGTGTTGGCTCCCAAATCAAAAGCAGATTTTGCATTTGTATTACATGCACTATACTATCTATCCAGCAAAGGCAGAGCTGCTATTGTTTGTTTCCCTGGTATCTTTTATCGTGGTGGTGCAGAGCAGAAAATCAGAAAGTATTTGGTGGATAATAACTTTGTTGAAACCGTTATCTCATTAGCTTCTAACTTATTTTATGGCACTACCATAGCCGTAAATATTCTTGTTCTATCAAAACATAAGACGGATAACAAAACGCAGTTTATAGATGCTACAGGTGAAGATTTTTTCAAGAAAGCGACCAACAACAATGTGCTTGAAGATAAACACATTGATAAGGTAATGAAAATCTTCGATACCAAAGAAGATGTGGCTCACGTAGCAGTATCTATAGACAACAACAAAATTGCTGAAAACGATTATAACCTTTCGGTGAGTTCATACATAGAAGCAAAAGACAATCGGGAACAGGTGGATATTACAAAGTTGAATGCAGAGATTTCAGTAACGGTAGAAAAGATAAATACATTGCGTGCAGAAATAGATAAAATAGTAAAGGAGATAACGGAATAA
- a CDS encoding GxxExxY protein: MTIDEITYKINDCAMKVHNTLGNGFQEVIYQRCLAIELERAGLHYGREVEQAIFYEGIEVGTRRADFVVENKVIVELKALISLEDVHLAQAKNYVVSYDFPISLLINFGATSLQFKKNFNKNYQEQKS, encoded by the coding sequence ATGACTATTGATGAAATAACATACAAAATTAATGATTGTGCCATGAAAGTCCACAATACCTTGGGTAATGGCTTTCAAGAAGTGATTTATCAGCGATGTTTAGCTATTGAGTTAGAACGTGCAGGTTTACATTATGGGAGAGAGGTTGAGCAAGCAATTTTTTATGAAGGAATAGAAGTGGGTACAAGAAGGGCAGACTTTGTAGTGGAAAACAAAGTGATAGTTGAACTAAAAGCATTGATAAGCTTAGAGGATGTGCATTTGGCACAAGCAAAAAATTATGTGGTTTCGTACGACTTTCCGATTAGTTTACTTATAAATTTTGGTGCAACGAGCTTGCAATTCAAAAAAAATTTTAATAAAAATTATCAGGAGCAAAAATCCTGA
- a CDS encoding restriction endonuclease subunit S, which translates to MSYLKGLLKGIDIEWRPLGEVAKITIGEFVHQNNQDNEAEFPVYNGGITPTGNYNKFNNTGNKIIVSARGANAGFVNRISKPYWAGNSCYSIEINDPYRLNWIFIYYFLKANENKLIGSQQKGGIPAVSKKQMEAFPIPILFQEDPVKSIEIQKEIVRILDKFTELTAELTAELTAELTARKKQYNYYRDQLLSFEVGEVEWKTLGDLTSLITKGTTPKKYADNGIAFIKTEAFDGKYINPLKLSFIDEETHTKELKRSILDRNDILITIAGATIGKCAIVPKEVLPANTNQALAIIRLKEDVNVKYVFHLIRSNYLKKYIEQNIKGSAQPNLNLEQLNNFYIPYPSPEEQSRIVSILDKFDTLTTSISEGLPKEIEFRKKQYEYYRDLLLTFNP; encoded by the coding sequence ATGAGTTATTTAAAAGGACTACTAAAAGGTATTGATATAGAATGGAGACCGCTAGGTGAGGTGGCTAAGATTACTATTGGTGAATTTGTTCATCAGAACAATCAGGACAATGAAGCTGAGTTTCCTGTATACAATGGCGGCATTACACCAACAGGAAATTACAATAAATTCAATAATACAGGAAATAAAATCATTGTAAGTGCGAGGGGAGCGAACGCAGGGTTTGTCAATCGTATTTCTAAACCATATTGGGCAGGGAATAGTTGCTATTCTATAGAAATAAATGACCCTTATAGACTAAATTGGATATTTATATACTATTTCTTAAAAGCAAATGAAAACAAGTTGATTGGTAGTCAACAAAAGGGCGGAATACCAGCCGTTTCAAAGAAGCAAATGGAAGCATTTCCCATACCCATTCTATTCCAAGAAGACCCAGTAAAATCAATCGAAATACAAAAAGAAATCGTTCGGATCTTAGATAAGTTCACAGAGCTTACAGCAGAGCTTACAGCAGAGCTTACAGCAGAGCTTACAGCTCGTAAAAAACAGTATAACTACTACCGCGATCAATTGTTGAGTTTTGAAGTCGGTGAAGTGGAATGGAAAACGTTGGGGGATTTAACTTCTCTGATAACAAAGGGCACCACACCAAAGAAATATGCTGATAATGGAATTGCATTTATTAAAACCGAAGCCTTCGATGGTAAATACATTAATCCACTCAAATTATCATTTATTGATGAAGAAACCCACACAAAAGAGTTGAAGAGATCAATTTTAGATCGCAATGATATTTTGATTACGATTGCAGGTGCAACAATCGGTAAATGTGCGATTGTGCCAAAAGAAGTTTTACCTGCAAATACAAATCAAGCTTTAGCAATAATCAGATTGAAAGAAGATGTAAATGTTAAGTATGTATTTCACTTGATAAGATCCAATTATTTGAAGAAGTACATTGAACAAAATATCAAAGGTTCTGCTCAACCAAATTTAAACTTAGAGCAACTAAATAATTTTTACATTCCATATCCCTCACCCGAAGAACAATCCCGTATCGTCTCTATCCTCGACAAATTCGACACACTTACTACTTCAATCAGCGAAGGTCTGCCAAAAGAAATTGAGTTCAGAAAAAAGCAGTATGAATATTACCGGGATTTATTGCTAACATTTAACCCTTGA
- a CDS encoding virulence RhuM family protein, with amino-acid sequence MNSDILIYQNQEGNIKIDVRLEEETVWLTQEQMATLFGKAKSTINEHIKNVYEENELEKVNTLHKFGNSEFQQKAPNYYNLDVIISVGYRVKSVQGTQFRIWATQRLKEYIVKGFALNDERFKKGNSMNYFAELQERIREIRLSERFFYQKIKDIYTTSIDYNPKDEKTLAFFKTVQNKLLWAISSNTAAELVYRRVDASLPLLGMLSFDKKNQTIINKADVSIAKNYLNEEEMRLLGLLVEQYLAFAETMAQQQTTMYMKDWIQRLDSILQLNGRELLTHAGKISHELAVEKSEQELEKYRIAQKEIEKEQSLKELEADIKKLKKKK; translated from the coding sequence ATGAATAGCGACATATTGATATACCAAAATCAAGAAGGCAATATCAAAATTGATGTGCGTTTGGAAGAAGAAACCGTTTGGCTTACACAAGAGCAAATGGCAACCTTGTTTGGCAAAGCCAAATCAACTATTAACGAACATATAAAGAATGTGTATGAAGAAAATGAACTTGAAAAAGTAAACACCTTGCACAAATTCGGAAATTCCGAATTTCAGCAAAAAGCCCCAAATTACTACAATTTAGATGTGATTATTTCTGTTGGTTATCGGGTAAAATCAGTGCAAGGCACGCAGTTTCGCATTTGGGCAACTCAAAGGCTAAAAGAATATATTGTAAAAGGGTTCGCTTTAAATGACGAACGTTTCAAAAAAGGCAATTCGATGAACTATTTTGCCGAATTGCAGGAACGTATTCGTGAAATACGCTTGAGCGAACGTTTTTTCTATCAAAAAATAAAAGACATCTATACAACCAGTATTGATTACAACCCCAAAGACGAAAAAACACTAGCTTTCTTTAAAACCGTGCAAAACAAATTGCTTTGGGCTATTAGTAGCAACACCGCAGCCGAATTGGTGTATCGCAGAGTAGATGCATCTTTGCCTTTATTGGGAATGTTGTCATTTGACAAAAAGAATCAAACAATAATTAACAAAGCAGATGTAAGTATTGCCAAAAATTATTTGAACGAAGAAGAGATGCGCTTGCTTGGGTTATTGGTAGAACAATACCTTGCTTTTGCCGAAACAATGGCGCAACAGCAAACTACCATGTATATGAAAGATTGGATTCAGCGTTTAGATAGCATTTTGCAGCTCAACGGTAGAGAATTGCTTACACACGCAGGAAAAATAAGCCATGAATTGGCGGTGGAGAAATCGGAACAAGAATTAGAAAAATACCGAATAGCACAAAAAGAAATTGAAAAAGAACAAAGCTTAAAAGAATTGGAAGCCGACATAAAAAAATTAAAAAAGAAGAAATAG
- a CDS encoding type I restriction endonuclease subunit R, translated as MYKTIAESNNFIVLDKFTKYFEVNEAPTVYQTEAALEKELIQDLINQGYENPKYLNTQEAMLANVRVQLQSLNDVVFSDAEWVRFVEEYLDKPSDNLVEKTRKIHDNYIYDFVFDDGHIQNIYLVDKKNITRNKVQVITQFEQKGAHANRYDVSILVNGLPLVQVELKKRGVAIREAFNQVHRYSKESYNSKNSLYKYIQIFVISNGTDSRYFANTVERNKNSFDFTMNWAKADNTLIKDLKDFTATFFQKHTLLNVLLTYSVFDTSDTLLVMRPYQIAATERMLWKIKSSYEAKKWTTIDGGGYVWHTTGSGKTLTSFKAARLATQLDFIDKVFFVVDRKDLDFQTMKEYQRFSPDSVNGSDSTTGLKRNIEKEDNKIIVTTIQKLNNLMKSEVDLAIYQKQVVFIFDECHRSQFGEAQKNLQKKFKKYYQFGFTGTPIFPQNALGAETTASVFGRELHSYVITDAIRDEKVLKFKVDYNDVRPQFKSIETEIDEKKLSAAENKKALLHPARINEISQYILQNFRIKTHRNQGSNKGFNAMFAVSSVDAAKLYYEELNKLQKENDRPLKIATIFSFAANEEQSAMGEIVDENFEPSAMDSSSKEFLTKAINDYNVMFKTSYGVDSNEFQNYYRDLAKRVKNKEIDLIIIVGMFLTGFDAPTLNTLFVDKNLRYHGLIQAFSRTNRIAVNKRFGNIITFRNLEQATIDAITLFGDKNTKNVVLEKSYKEYLEGFTDILTGDARRGYVEIVKELNEKFPYPDEIVKEKDKKEFAKVFGEYLRVENILQYYDEFNYLKALQGIDINNPDAVEEFKKAHFVTDEDIAAMQKIELLKERTVQDYRSTYNDIRDWLRREKNGKESEESTIDWDDVVFEVDLLKSQEINLDYILELIFEHNKKTKDKDTLISEIRRVIRASVGNRAKESLVVDFINETDLDTLQDKANVIDSFFQFAQAKQKAEALELITEENLNIEEAKRYITTSLKREYASENGTELNALLPKMSPLNPQYLTKKQSVFQKLVAFIEKFKGVGGQL; from the coding sequence ATGTACAAAACCATAGCAGAATCAAACAACTTTATTGTACTGGATAAATTCACCAAGTATTTTGAAGTGAATGAGGCTCCGACTGTTTACCAAACAGAGGCAGCATTGGAGAAGGAATTAATTCAAGACTTAATCAATCAAGGTTATGAAAACCCTAAGTACTTAAATACGCAAGAAGCTATGTTAGCGAATGTAAGAGTGCAACTTCAATCGCTTAACGATGTAGTGTTTTCGGATGCTGAGTGGGTTCGTTTTGTAGAAGAATATTTAGACAAGCCAAGTGATAACCTTGTAGAGAAAACAAGAAAAATACACGACAACTACATTTATGATTTCGTGTTTGATGATGGGCATATTCAAAATATTTACTTGGTTGATAAAAAAAATATCACACGAAATAAAGTACAGGTAATTACACAATTTGAGCAAAAGGGAGCACATGCAAATCGTTATGATGTTAGCATATTAGTGAATGGCTTACCTCTAGTGCAAGTAGAGCTTAAAAAACGAGGAGTTGCTATACGAGAGGCTTTTAATCAGGTACATCGTTATTCCAAAGAAAGTTATAATAGCAAAAATTCACTCTACAAGTACATACAGATTTTTGTCATTTCAAATGGAACTGATAGTCGCTATTTTGCCAACACTGTTGAAAGAAATAAAAACAGCTTTGACTTTACCATGAACTGGGCAAAGGCTGACAATACATTAATCAAAGACTTAAAAGATTTTACGGCAACGTTCTTCCAAAAACATACTTTACTAAATGTTTTACTTACCTATTCTGTTTTTGATACGAGTGATACACTGCTTGTCATGAGACCTTATCAGATTGCTGCAACAGAACGCATGTTATGGAAAATAAAAAGTTCCTATGAAGCAAAGAAATGGACAACAATAGACGGTGGTGGTTATGTTTGGCACACCACAGGATCAGGCAAAACCCTTACCAGTTTCAAAGCAGCGCGTTTAGCAACTCAATTGGACTTTATTGATAAAGTATTCTTTGTCGTTGACCGTAAGGACCTGGACTTTCAAACGATGAAAGAATATCAACGTTTCTCTCCTGATAGTGTAAACGGTTCTGATAGCACAACAGGTTTAAAGAGAAATATTGAAAAGGAGGATAATAAGATTATTGTAACAACAATACAGAAACTAAATAACCTCATGAAAAGTGAGGTTGATTTAGCGATATATCAAAAGCAAGTAGTTTTCATTTTTGACGAATGCCACCGTTCACAATTTGGAGAAGCACAAAAGAATCTGCAAAAGAAATTCAAGAAGTATTATCAATTCGGTTTTACTGGCACACCAATCTTTCCACAAAATGCTTTAGGTGCAGAAACAACAGCAAGTGTATTTGGCCGTGAGTTGCACTCTTATGTAATTACGGATGCCATTAGAGATGAAAAAGTTCTGAAATTTAAGGTTGACTATAATGATGTAAGACCCCAATTTAAGAGCATAGAAACAGAAATAGATGAAAAAAAGCTAAGTGCTGCTGAAAACAAAAAGGCATTGCTTCATCCTGCAAGAATAAATGAAATATCACAATACATTTTACAAAATTTCAGGATAAAAACCCACAGGAATCAAGGAAGCAACAAAGGCTTTAATGCCATGTTTGCGGTAAGCAGTGTTGATGCCGCTAAGCTCTATTATGAAGAATTGAATAAGCTGCAAAAAGAAAATGATAGACCTTTAAAGATTGCTACTATATTCTCCTTTGCAGCCAATGAAGAACAAAGTGCAATGGGTGAAATAGTGGATGAAAATTTTGAGCCATCTGCAATGGATAGCAGTTCTAAAGAGTTTTTGACTAAAGCTATCAATGACTACAATGTAATGTTCAAAACCAGTTATGGAGTTGACAGCAATGAGTTTCAGAATTACTACCGTGACCTTGCCAAACGGGTAAAGAACAAAGAGATTGATTTAATCATAATAGTAGGAATGTTTCTGACTGGCTTTGATGCACCGACATTAAACACATTGTTCGTTGACAAGAATTTGCGTTATCATGGTTTAATTCAAGCCTTTTCGCGCACCAATCGAATAGCAGTAAATAAAAGGTTTGGGAATATTATAACTTTCCGCAATTTAGAGCAAGCTACAATAGATGCTATAACACTCTTTGGCGATAAAAATACAAAGAACGTGGTTCTTGAAAAGAGCTACAAAGAATATTTGGAAGGCTTTACAGACATTCTAACAGGAGATGCACGCAGAGGATATGTTGAGATAGTAAAAGAGTTAAACGAGAAATTTCCTTACCCTGACGAAATCGTAAAAGAAAAGGACAAGAAGGAATTTGCCAAAGTTTTCGGGGAATATTTGAGGGTAGAAAACATACTCCAGTACTACGATGAATTTAACTACCTCAAAGCACTTCAAGGCATTGACATAAACAATCCCGATGCAGTTGAAGAATTTAAAAAAGCTCATTTTGTAACGGATGAGGATATTGCTGCAATGCAAAAAATTGAATTGCTAAAAGAAAGGACAGTTCAGGATTACCGTTCTACTTACAATGACATACGAGACTGGTTAAGACGAGAGAAAAATGGGAAAGAATCTGAAGAATCAACGATTGATTGGGATGATGTAGTTTTTGAAGTTGACTTACTAAAATCACAAGAGATAAACCTTGACTACATTCTTGAATTGATTTTTGAGCATAACAAGAAAACAAAAGACAAAGACACTTTAATTTCTGAAATTCGCAGAGTTATCCGTGCAAGCGTTGGGAACAGAGCAAAAGAAAGTTTGGTTGTTGATTTCATCAATGAGACCGACCTTGACACACTTCAAGACAAAGCGAATGTTATAGATTCATTTTTTCAATTTGCTCAAGCCAAACAGAAAGCAGAAGCATTGGAACTAATCACAGAAGAAAATCTAAACATTGAAGAAGCAAAGCGTTACATAACAACTTCATTAAAACGAGAATATGCCAGTGAAAACGGAACAGAACTCAATGCACTTTTACCGAAAATGAGTCCGTTAAATCCCCAGTATTTGACCAAAAAGCAGAGTGTTTTTCAAAAACTAGTTGCGTTTATAGAGAAGTTTAAGGGAGTAGGTGGGCAACTTTAA
- a CDS encoding virulence RhuM family protein: MAEKNQNNDIIFYTTPTGNVKIEVVFNNETFWLTQKAMSELFGVKVPAISKHLTNIFETNELEENSVISILETTATDGKNYKTSYYSLDAIIAVGYRVNSINATQFRIWATKTLREFIIKGFVLDDERLKQGKRFGKDYFDELLERIREIRASERRFYLKITDIYEQCSIDYNKEAEITQKFFKTVQNKLHWAITGKTAAELIAQRADASKPNMGLTTWKNAPTGKVLKGDIGTAKNYMREKEIKELERIVTMYLDFAELQAERQIPMKMADWVTRLDAFLQFNEYQILKDAGKVSHEVAMKLVEKEYAKFRVIQDQNFVSDFENEVKKITKPTKSDKKKK, translated from the coding sequence ATGGCAGAAAAAAATCAAAACAACGACATCATATTTTACACCACCCCAACGGGTAATGTGAAAATAGAAGTAGTTTTCAACAACGAAACCTTCTGGCTTACACAAAAAGCAATGTCAGAACTATTTGGGGTAAAAGTGCCGGCCATTAGCAAGCACTTAACCAATATTTTTGAAACCAACGAGTTAGAGGAAAATTCAGTTATTTCCATTTTGGAAACAACTGCCACCGATGGCAAAAACTACAAAACATCCTATTACAGCTTAGATGCCATTATAGCCGTAGGCTACAGGGTAAATTCCATCAATGCCACCCAGTTCCGTATTTGGGCTACCAAAACCCTTAGAGAGTTCATTATTAAAGGCTTTGTGTTAGACGATGAACGCCTCAAACAAGGCAAACGCTTTGGCAAAGATTATTTTGATGAACTCTTAGAACGCATCAGGGAAATAAGAGCCAGTGAAAGACGCTTTTACCTCAAAATTACGGACATATACGAGCAATGCAGCATTGACTATAATAAAGAGGCAGAAATTACACAGAAGTTCTTTAAAACGGTTCAAAATAAATTGCACTGGGCTATTACAGGCAAAACAGCAGCCGAACTAATAGCACAAAGAGCCGATGCCAGTAAACCCAATATGGGTTTAACCACTTGGAAAAATGCACCCACTGGCAAAGTATTGAAAGGCGATATAGGCACAGCAAAAAACTATATGCGGGAAAAAGAAATCAAAGAGTTGGAACGTATTGTTACAATGTATTTGGATTTTGCCGAACTGCAAGCCGAAAGACAAATACCAATGAAGATGGCAGACTGGGTAACAAGGTTAGATGCCTTCTTGCAATTCAACGAATATCAAATACTAAAGGATGCAGGAAAAGTAAGCCACGAAGTAGCAATGAAATTGGTAGAGAAAGAGTATGCGAAATTTAGGGTAATACAAGACCAAAACTTTGTAAGTGATTTTGAAAATGAAGTAAAAAAAATAACTAAACCCACCAAATCCGATAAAAAGAAAAAGTAG